In Mytilus edulis chromosome 13, xbMytEdul2.2, whole genome shotgun sequence, a single window of DNA contains:
- the LOC139499897 gene encoding E3 ubiquitin-protein ligase TRIM71-like, which translates to MATENIELFCGPCSISRKKSKSTRWCLECEEGLCDDCVDHHKRMKMSRGHTTIDAIQYEKLPSFIHTINPDCTEHKRKLELYCPSHKVSCCMQCILTDHHKCNDVTPLESVAASVKSSSAFQELDRDIECVVGDLDKLARSRSNNLNRITEEAARIKSEILTLRTHFNEHLDKLEEEISNELHGVKSREHSKIDTVLREVNERRDNLVSLQRDLKGIKLHATDIQAFNGIRHTESQLESSRSYLQYLQTSDTTIDVDISFETSPSVKLIMGKITSFGKINVVTANKSDLHPVVRSRSLTTPRSSREITLKSGKTSLTQIPEKNRHEIDVRKISLLFHRKISIPVGQLGIISSIIRLIDKKIIVAESSYKNGHLFLFNALGKYLKEIKITGDPWDVTQLDGTTIAVTYPDQNEVKLINCMSGDIIDTIPLQKSGWGLCSDDYAIFVGMKGNELLELDYFGNRIKSTTIKSRLENFHIGTDSIYYTDTKKHILCCVSLTGTLMWTYQNEYMRGPQSVTTDKYGNIFVACSDTHCIVVISPDRNKIRILLGKSVGLERPQTIYIDKENSVLLVSNRNGKFAAMYKIVYR; encoded by the coding sequence ATGGCAACTGAAAACATAGAACTGTTCTGTGGTCCATGTTCAATTAGTCGTAAAAAGTCAAAATCAACTAGATGGTGCTTAGAATGCGAAGAAGGACTTTGTGACGATTGTGTCGACCACCACAAACGGATGAAAATGTCACGTGGTCATACCACAATAGACGCCATTCAGTATGAAAAACTTCCATCTTTCATTCACACGATCAATCCCGACTGTACCGAGCACAAGCGAAAATTAGAATTATACTGTCCATCTCACAAGGTATCATGTTGTATGCAGTGTATCCTTACTGACCATCATAAATGTAACGATGTGACGCCATTGGAAAGTGTGGCTGCGTCAGTTAAGTCGTCGTCTGCCTTTCAGGAACTGGATAGAGACATCGAATGTGTGGTAGGAGACTTGGATAAATTAGCCAGAAGTAGGTCTAACAATTTGAATAGAATCACAGAGGAAGCAGCACGAATAAAAAGTGAAATATTGACGTTAAGGACACATTTTAACGAACATTTAGACAAACTGGAGGAAGAAATATCAAACGAATTACACGGAGTTAAATCTCGCGAGCACTCAAAGATTGATACAGTTCTTCGAGAAGTAAACGAGAGGCGCGATAATTTGGTTTCACTACAAAGAGATCTGAAAGGCATTAAACTACATGCTACTGATATACAAGCATTTAATGGCATTAGACATACAGAATCCCAGCTGGAATCGAGCAGAAGTTACTTGCAGTACTTGCAGACCAGTGATACGACGATAGACgttgatatttcatttgaaaCGTCCCCCAGTGTCAAACTGATCATGGGTAAAATAACATCATTCGGTAAAATAAACGTAGTGACTGCGAATAAATCTGATTTACATCCGGTGGTTCGATCTAGATCTCTAACAACGCCAAGATCGTCAAGAGAAATTACGTTAAAAAGCGGTAAAACGTCACTTACTCAAATCCCTGAAAAAAATCGACACGAAATAGATGTAAGGAAAATATCACTGCTTTTTCATAGGAAAATATCAATTCCTGTTGGACAACTTGGTATAATTTCTAGTATTATTAGGttaatagacaaaaaaataatagtggCCGAGTCGTCCTACAAAAATGGCCATCTTTTTTTATTCAACGCTTTAGGGAAATatctaaaagaaataaaaataactggCGATCCATGGGACGTAACTCAGTTAGATGGCACCACCATCGCCGTCACATATCCCGACCAAAACGAAGTGAAACTAATCAACTGTATGAGCGGGGATATTATAGACACGATTCCATTACAAAAGTCAGGGTGGGGACTTTGTAGTGACGACTACGCTATTTTTGTTGGCATGAAAGGCAACGAGTTACTTGAATTAGATTACTTTGGAAACAGGATTAAGAGTACAACTATCAAGTCGAGGCTAGAAAACTTCCATATCGGTACAGATAGCATTTATTACACAGACACCAAAAAGCATATTTTATGTTGCGTTTCTCTAACGGGTACGTTGATGTGGACGTACCAAAATGAGTACATGCGAGGGCCCCAGAGCGTAACAACAGACAAATACGGCAATATATTCGTCGCGTGCAGTGATACTCATTGTATTGTAGTTATCTCTCCTGATAGAAATAAGATTCGGATACTTCTCGGGAAAAGTGTTGGACTAGAGCGTCCTCAGACTATTTATATTGACAAAGAAAATTCCGTTCTACTGGTCAGCAATCGGAACGGAAAATTTGCTGCAATGTATAAAATTGTGTATCGATAG